The Mailhella massiliensis genome segment TGCTTCGCTCCCTTCACGACAGGATTCCCGAAGGGACCGTTCCCTGTGCCTGCCCGCCGCAGGCGGACAACGAAGACAGGCTTGAAACGCTGCGCCGGCTTCTGAGAGAGGCCGTGCGGGCCCTATCCGCTGAACAGAAATGACGGTATTTTCACCAACGGAGGAAGTATAGTGGATCTTCACGACTTTTCCAGCAAGATTGCGGAGGCGACCAGGAACCTTTCCCCTGCGGAAAGGGAAACCCTGCGCAAGATCTTTGAAGGCGTTTCTCTGGAGCTTCTTGAGAAGGCCGCTGCGGCCGTTCCCGCCGCGCCCGCTCCTTCCGCCGCGTGCGACCACGGGACGGGCATTCCCGACGGGCCTACCGAAAGGCATAAGCGCCTGAAGGCCAACTTCCTGAAGCAGGTGCCCACCATTTCCATCCACCGCGCCCGCGTGATCACCGAAATCGACAAGGCCAACCCCGGCCTGCCGAAGATCGAGCTGCGCGCCAAGGCCTTCCGCCGCTGCTGCGAAACCGCGCCGCTGGTCATCCAGAAGGACGAACTCATCGTGGGCTGCCCCTGCGGCGGGCCGCGTACGGGCGCGTTCTCTCCCGATATTTCCTGGCGCTGGCTGCGCGACGAACTCGACACCATCGCCCACCGTCCGCAGGACCCCTTCTTCATCTCCGAAGAAGACAAGAAGATTCTGCGTGAGGAAATCTTCCCCTACTGGCAGGGCAAGTCCGTGGACGAATACTGCGAAGCGCAGTACCGCGAAGCGGGCGTGTGGGAACTTTCCGGCGAATCCTTCGTGTCCGACTGCTCCTACCATGCGCTGAACGGCGGCGGCGACTCCAACCCCGGCTACGACGTCATCCTCATGAAGAAGGGTATGCTCGACATTCAGCGCGAGGCGCGCGAGCACCTGGAACATCTGGATTACGAGAACCCCGAGGATCTGGACAAGATCTACTTCTACAAGTCCATCATCGATACCACCGAAGGCGTGATGACCTACGCCCGCCGCCTGTCGGAATACGCCGCCGAGCTCGCCGCTCAGGAATCCGATCCGGTGCGCAAGGCCGAGCTTCTGAAGATATCCGAGGTGAACGCCCGCGTGCCCGCGCATGCGCCCTCCACCTTCTGGGAAGCCATTCAGGCCGTGTGGACCGTGGAATCCCTGCTGCCCGTGGAAGAAAACCAGACGGGCATGTCCATCGGTCGCGTGGACCAGTACATGTATCCCTTCTTCAAGGCCGACATCGAATCCGGCCGCATGACCGAATATCAGGCTTTCGACCTGGCCGGCTGCATGCTCATCAAAATGTCGGAAATGATGTGGCTCACGAGTGAGGGCGGTTCCAAGTTCTTCGCCGGCTATCAGCCCTTCGTGAACATGTGCGTGGGCGGCGTCACCCGCGAAGGCCGCGACGCCACCAATGAGCTGACCTACCTGCTCATGGATGCCGTGCGTCATGTGCGCATCTATCAGCCTTCCCTTGCCACCCGCGTGCACAACAAGTCGCCCGAGAAGTACCTGCGCAAGATCGTGGACGTCATCCGCTCCGGCATGGGCTTCCCGGCCGTGCACTTCGACGATACCCACATCAAGATGATGCTCGCCAAGGGCGTGTCCATGGAAGACGCCCGCGACTACTGCCTCATGGGCTGCGTGGAACCGCAGAAGGCGGGCCGTCTCTACCAGTGGACCTCCACGTCCTACACCCAGTGGCCCATCTGCATCGAGCTTGTGCTCAACCACGGCGTGCCGCTCTGGTACGGCAAGAAGGTCTGC includes the following:
- the cutC gene encoding choline trimethylamine-lyase — protein: MDLHDFSSKIAEATRNLSPAERETLRKIFEGVSLELLEKAAAAVPAAPAPSAACDHGTGIPDGPTERHKRLKANFLKQVPTISIHRARVITEIDKANPGLPKIELRAKAFRRCCETAPLVIQKDELIVGCPCGGPRTGAFSPDISWRWLRDELDTIAHRPQDPFFISEEDKKILREEIFPYWQGKSVDEYCEAQYREAGVWELSGESFVSDCSYHALNGGGDSNPGYDVILMKKGMLDIQREAREHLEHLDYENPEDLDKIYFYKSIIDTTEGVMTYARRLSEYAAELAAQESDPVRKAELLKISEVNARVPAHAPSTFWEAIQAVWTVESLLPVEENQTGMSIGRVDQYMYPFFKADIESGRMTEYQAFDLAGCMLIKMSEMMWLTSEGGSKFFAGYQPFVNMCVGGVTREGRDATNELTYLLMDAVRHVRIYQPSLATRVHNKSPEKYLRKIVDVIRSGMGFPAVHFDDTHIKMMLAKGVSMEDARDYCLMGCVEPQKAGRLYQWTSTSYTQWPICIELVLNHGVPLWYGKKVCPDLGDLSQFDTWEKFDAAVKEQIKYITKWTSVATVISQRVHRELAPKPLMSVMYEGCMEHGCDVSSGGAMYNFGPGVVWSGLATYADSMAAIKKLVYDDKKYTLEQLNEALKADFQGYDQLRADCLAAPKYGNDDDYADYIAADLIAFTEREHRKYRTLYSVLSHGTLSISNNTPFGQLTGASANGRHAWLPLSDGISPTQGADYKGPTAIIKSVSKMANDNMNIGLVHNFKLMSGLLDTPEGENGIVTLIRTASILGNGEMQFNYLDNDTLLEAQQHPENYRDLVVRVAGYSAFFVELCKDVQDEIISRTVLRSI